A stretch of Lactuca sativa cultivar Salinas chromosome 6, Lsat_Salinas_v11, whole genome shotgun sequence DNA encodes these proteins:
- the LOC111905359 gene encoding NAC domain-containing protein 87, translating into MAEGTMVANEGDEALIGLPPGFRFHPTDEEIITHYLTPKVVNRNFSASAIGEVDLNKCEPWDLPRRAKMGEKEWFFFCQRDRKYPTGMRTNRATDSGYWKATGKDKEIHNKKGKSTGKLVGMKKTLVFYKGRAPKGEKTNWVMHEFRLEGDFSYYNMSRASKDEWVVCRIVQKSTEIRRNNPNNDNHGINSFVDELLDMPPLMDTPAPYLNPGSSYNHSDTNNITNNHKENANAQKFKGLVDNDNYPSYFSHVQPQLLQKDQDYKNFIVSPYNYNFDTNSYQINPFISDHQSNFTCANSFSTNFPYLSSGSTRYMGRSSGLEGEEEPGVRQCKVEPYVTTNTNQSSKISVTSQDTGISNEITTEISSSSMHDTMGPYDHPDDQPAPSALSELDSLLDY; encoded by the exons ATGGCAGAAGGAACGATGGTGGCGAACGAAGGAGATGAAGCGTTGATCGGTTTACCTCCGGGATTCAGATTCCATCCGACGGATGAGGAgataataactcattatcttacACCAAAAGTCGTCAACAGAAACTTCTCCGCTAGCGCCATCGGAGAAGTTGATCTGAACAAGTGTGAACCCTGGGATTTACCTC GGAGAGCAAAGATGGGGGAGAAGGAATGGTTCTTCTTTTGTCAAAGAGACAGAAAGTATCCGACGGGGATGAGAACAAACCGAGCAACAGATTCCGGCTACTGGAAGGCCACCGGAAAAGATAAAGAGATACATAATAAAAAAGGAAAATCCACCGGAAAGTTGGTGGGGATGAAGAAAACACTTGTTTTTTACAAAGGAAGAGCTCCAAAAGGGGAGAAAACCAATTGGGTCATGCATGAATTTAGACTCGAAGGCGACTTCTCTTATTACAACATGTCTAGAGCATCCAAG GATGAATGGGTAGTATGTCGTATTGTTCAAAAGAGTACAGAAATTAGAAGGAATAATCCAAATAATGATAATCATGGGATTAATTCTTTTGTGGATGAGTTATTGGATATGCCACCATTGATGGATACTCCGGCTCCATATTTGAACCCGGGTTCAAGTTACAATCACTCGGATACAAATAACATCACCAACAACCACAAAGAAAATGCAAATGCTCAAAAATTCAAGGGTTTGGTTGATAATGATAACTACCCATCCTATTTCTCTCATGTCCAACCTCAATTACTTCAAAAAGATCAAGATTACAAAAACTTCATTGTTTCCCcttataattacaactttgaCACCAACTCCTACCAAATAAATCCATTCATTAGTGATCACCAAAGTAACTTTACATGTGCTAATAGTTTTAGTACAAATTTCCCTTATTTATCATCTGGGTCGACCCGTTACATGGGTCGGTCTAGTGGGCTAGAAGGGGAGGAGGAGCCAGGTGTCAGACAGTGCAAAGTGGAGCCATATGTTACGACTAACACCAACCAATCAAGTAAAATTAGTGTGACATCACAGGATACTGGGATTAGCAATGAAATAACTACAGAAATATCTTCTTCATCCATGCATGATACCATGGGCCCGTATGATCATCCAGATGATCAGCCAGCCCCATCTGCGCTTTCGGAGTTGGACTCTTTGTTGGACTATTAA